The following coding sequences lie in one Apium graveolens cultivar Ventura chromosome 3, ASM990537v1, whole genome shotgun sequence genomic window:
- the LOC141714757 gene encoding uncharacterized protein LOC141714757 has protein sequence MGEGCCNILRKVHEGIRDNHSVGGSLAEKTEAINKIIKSTLKTKLEDYKGDFPEELTEVLWSYNTTPRSTTGKMPFILTYGCEAMVPVEVEAGSLRRSKFCYEDSEVTQRIHLDLLEEATIAFQVKLAAYQQRISMFHHRKVKVQPLKVGDLVLRKVMPNTKITSHGIFGANREGPYKV, from the exons ATGGGAGAAGGTTGTTGTAATATTCTAAGAAAAGTACATGAAGGAATCCGTGACAACCACTCGGTGGGTGGATCACTTGCGGAGAAG ACGGAAGCTATTAACAAAATCATCAAGAGCACACTAAAAACTAAATTAGAGGATTACAAGGGAGATTTTCCAGAGGAGCTTACAGAGGTGTtgtggtcatacaacactacTCCTAGATCTACTACAGGAAAAATGCCTTTCATCTTGACATATGGTTGTGAAGCCATGGTACCGGTAGAAGTTGAAGCTGGATCTCTCCGCAGAAGTAAATTCTGCTATGAAGATAGTGAAGTTACACAACGGATTCACTTAGACCTATTGGAAGAAGCCACAATAGCTTTTCAAGTAAAATTGGCGGCTTATCAGCAACGAATATCCATGTTCCATCATAGAAAGGTCAAAGTACAACCATTAAAAGTTGGCGACTTAGTATTGAGAAAGGTCATGCCTAATACAAAGATAACTAGCCATGGAATTTTCGGAGCTAATCGGGAAGGACCTTATAAAGTCTGA